CCGTGAGCGGCCGGGCACTAGGACGCGGCTTGACCCGGGCCGTAACCGTTACCGGCCCCTGCTCCACGATGTGAAGCATCGCATGTTCAGCGCTGTCACGGGCAAGCGTATCGGAGACCAGCGAATCAGTAACCGCGGCGAAGGCGGCCTGCAGAACGATGATGACGGTGATTATGGCTATCCGGCTATCCGGACCTCCGGCCCTCCGGCTTTCCGGCCCTTTGGCTACTCCCTTTCCGGCCAACTGCCTCATCCTCGATACCGCCTGGCGCGCTCCTGAAAGAACTTGTGCAGCCTCGGGGTGAAGTCCTCACTCGTCCTCACCGGTATGTGGTCCACGCCCAGTTGCCGAAACATCCGGACTATCTCCTCGCGGCGTGCCTGCTGGTGCCGCTCAAACGCCCGGCGCAGGTCCGGGTCACGGGTATCAATCAGGGCCAGGGCACCTGTCTCAGCGTCCTCGACCGAGACCAGTCCAAGTCTGGGTAGGCTCTCCTCAGCCGGGTCGGTGACTGATACGGTCACAACATCGTGTCTGCGGCTGGCAATTCCAAGCGGCGTCTTGAACACTGCTGGCCGGAACTTCTCACCAATGAAGTCGGAGATAAGAAACACTATCGCTCGGCGCTTGATAACATTCATCAGAAACTCAAGCGCCTTGACCGGGTCGGTTCCCCTGCCCTTGGGTTCGAAATACAGTATGTCCCGAATCAGCCGCAGAACGTGCGACCGGCCCTTCCTCGCCGGCACGTACCGTTCAACCTCGTTGGTAAAAAAGATAAGCCCAACTTTGTCGTTGTTCCGGATGGCCGAAAACGCAAGTGTTGCCGCAATCTGGGCTGACTGCTCCAGCTTGAGTACATTTCTCGTGCCGAATCGGCTTGATCCAGAAGCGTCAACCACAAGCATCACGGTAAGTTCGCGCTCCTCGGCATACTTCTTGACAAACGGATGGTAATTGGCCCCACGGGACAGCCCGTAACGTGCCGTAACATTCCAGTCAATCGTGCGGACATCG
This genomic interval from candidate division WOR-3 bacterium contains the following:
- a CDS encoding DUF58 domain-containing protein, producing the protein MAVVGKRKSDTGPLSKVREVEIRTKRLVNTLFSGDYKSSFKGRGIEFLDLREYLPGDDVRTIDWNVTARYGLSRGANYHPFVKKYAEERELTVMLVVDASGSSRFGTRNVLKLEQSAQIAATLAFSAIRNNDKVGLIFFTNEVERYVPARKGRSHVLRLIRDILYFEPKGRGTDPVKALEFLMNVIKRRAIVFLISDFIGEKFRPAVFKTPLGIASRRHDVVTVSVTDPAEESLPRLGLVSVEDAETGALALIDTRDPDLRRAFERHQQARREEIVRMFRQLGVDHIPVRTSEDFTPRLHKFFQERARRYRG